The following are encoded together in the bacterium genome:
- a CDS encoding alpha/beta fold hydrolase yields MFFSKIAKLFTKKNPGQVVTCLLSSALGANIFVSSLFFSGMEDKLIFYPIDKDFAQVRINIDKPVQDTYFYSRDGIKLNGWYIKAKDNKSTIVYCHGQGENLSEWQNVAQFLSNNGYGIFMIDYRGHGKSEGVPYEQGLYIDLESSINYLVNNENVKRDNIILWGRSMGGAIVADIASRDKFKGIILESTFTNLRDEAIHLTSTSILESKLGFWCALSTKFVKYVPLITKFSTDKKICKIKSPLLIGGSKNDETVPVEMSYKLAILNPKAKLFISETGSHHESEWFFKEVKEFLDSVQ; encoded by the coding sequence ATGTTTTTTTCTAAAATAGCGAAATTGTTCACAAAAAAAAATCCGGGTCAGGTTGTAACATGCCTGTTAAGCTCGGCATTAGGGGCGAATATCTTTGTGAGCAGCCTGTTTTTTTCAGGAATGGAAGATAAGCTGATTTTCTACCCTATTGATAAAGACTTTGCGCAAGTAAGAATTAATATTGACAAGCCTGTACAGGATACTTATTTTTACAGCAGAGACGGCATTAAGCTAAACGGTTGGTATATCAAGGCTAAAGATAATAAATCTACCATTGTTTATTGTCATGGACAGGGAGAAAACTTGAGTGAGTGGCAAAATGTAGCGCAATTTTTGTCTAATAACGGTTATGGAATATTTATGATTGATTACAGGGGGCACGGCAAAAGCGAAGGCGTGCCTTATGAGCAAGGGCTATATATCGATCTTGAGTCGTCTATAAATTATCTTGTAAATAATGAAAATGTAAAAAGAGATAATATAATTCTCTGGGGACGCTCTATGGGTGGTGCAATAGTTGCGGATATCGCATCAAGAGATAAATTTAAAGGTATAATACTTGAAAGTACGTTTACAAATCTAAGAGATGAAGCAATTCATCTAACCAGTACTTCTATTTTAGAAAGTAAACTCGGGTTCTGGTGTGCTTTATCAACAAAATTTGTAAAATATGTTCCGTTAATCACAAAATTTTCTACGGATAAGAAAATTTGTAAAATCAAATCGCCATTATTAATAGGCGGTTCAAAAAATGATGAAACAGTTCCTGTAGAAATGTCTTATAAACTGGCTATATTAAACCCCAAAGCAAAGCTGTTTATTTCTGAGACAGGAAGCCACCACGAAAGCGAATGGTTTTTTAAAGAAGTAAAAGAGTTTTTAGACTCAGTGCAATAA
- the pepT gene encoding peptidase T, producing the protein MKIQDNNFVYSNTRTKLSFKGLKNASSLINSARMTDQFIKMAKIDTGSNEVKAENGQIPSTPCQIEFANKLATELRQMGLTEVEVDKHGILTATLQSNIKNSKNLPVIGLIAHIDTNEDVPTGPVNPKIHKNYQNGNILLENGVKITENELKIHKGEDIITSDGKTLLGSDDKSGIAEIIEILNVYKENPEIKHTKIRIAFTPDEETGMGADKFDIKKFGADVAYTIDGGKPEEIESETFNAYNPEIKITGKNVHPGYAHGIMINALKIAAKFITKLPEDEAPETTKGREGFFHAFDINGNEESTTIKMLVRDFDGKKAEERVKFVESLAKQLEKENPQSSITVKPNYKYGNMKQKLEELPEVITFAKEAIQNNGLIPEELPIRGGTDGSNLTLRGLLTPNLGAGMNNIHSKNEFVTIQDMSKCAANILNIVDVWTNKALSNEGGIVDKINQRRTLNIE; encoded by the coding sequence ATGAAAATACAAGATAATAATTTTGTTTATTCAAATACAAGAACTAAGCTATCTTTTAAAGGGCTAAAAAACGCATCATCACTTATAAATTCTGCACGAATGACGGATCAGTTCATAAAAATGGCTAAAATTGATACCGGCTCAAATGAAGTAAAAGCAGAAAATGGTCAAATTCCAAGCACACCTTGCCAAATAGAATTTGCTAATAAACTGGCAACTGAGCTTAGACAAATGGGTTTAACAGAAGTAGAAGTTGATAAACACGGTATACTTACCGCAACTTTGCAAAGTAACATTAAAAACAGCAAAAATCTGCCTGTCATAGGGCTTATTGCACATATTGATACAAATGAAGACGTCCCTACAGGACCTGTAAACCCTAAAATTCACAAAAATTATCAAAACGGTAATATTTTACTTGAAAATGGAGTTAAAATTACAGAAAATGAATTAAAAATTCATAAAGGGGAAGATATTATAACTTCAGACGGAAAAACATTGTTAGGATCTGACGATAAGTCAGGCATAGCAGAAATAATTGAAATTTTAAATGTTTATAAAGAAAATCCTGAAATAAAACATACTAAAATCAGAATTGCATTCACACCTGATGAAGAGACAGGAATGGGCGCAGACAAATTTGATATTAAAAAATTTGGTGCAGATGTAGCTTATACTATAGATGGTGGAAAACCCGAAGAAATAGAGTCAGAAACATTTAATGCTTACAATCCTGAAATAAAAATAACAGGTAAAAATGTTCACCCCGGTTATGCCCACGGAATCATGATCAACGCTTTAAAAATAGCAGCAAAATTCATAACCAAATTACCAGAAGATGAAGCGCCTGAAACAACAAAAGGAAGAGAAGGATTTTTTCATGCTTTTGATATTAATGGCAATGAAGAAAGTACAACTATAAAAATGCTTGTAAGGGATTTCGATGGAAAAAAAGCTGAGGAACGCGTGAAATTTGTTGAAAGTTTAGCCAAACAGCTTGAAAAAGAAAACCCGCAAAGTTCAATTACAGTTAAACCGAATTATAAATATGGAAACATGAAACAAAAGCTTGAAGAATTGCCTGAAGTTATTACATTTGCTAAAGAAGCAATTCAAAACAACGGATTAATTCCTGAAGAACTTCCTATAAGAGGAGGAACTGACGGTTCCAACCTTACATTAAGAGGTTTGTTAACACCCAATCTTGGGGCTGGCATGAATAATATACATTCAAAAAATGAATTTGTAACTATTCAAGATATGTCAAAATGTGCTGCAAATATTCTTAATATTGTAGACGTTTGGACTAATAAAGCACTTTCCAATGAAGGCGGAATAGTTGACAAAATTAATCAAAGAAGAACTTTAAACATAGAGTAA
- a CDS encoding class I SAM-dependent methyltransferase — translation MEETIQQKLVELQKTRSEFWNISPEVANFLNLLIKSGNYKNILELGTSNGYSAIWLALALQETGGHLVSIEYSEERKELARKNLEECNLLDKVTLIQGKIIEILERLDLKLFYLHEDNDIPYIDFAFVDASKLEYAEYFNLIHPMLKKNGMIVADNVVSHESKLWNYIDMMTAHEDYQTVKLDIGAGLLVSLKINK, via the coding sequence ATGGAAGAAACAATTCAACAAAAATTGGTGGAACTTCAGAAAACTCGCAGTGAATTTTGGAATATAAGTCCGGAAGTTGCGAATTTTCTGAACTTGCTTATAAAATCTGGCAATTACAAAAATATTCTGGAACTCGGGACTTCAAACGGGTACTCTGCGATATGGCTGGCGCTGGCACTGCAAGAAACAGGCGGACATCTTGTATCAATTGAATACTCTGAAGAAAGAAAAGAACTGGCAAGAAAAAACCTTGAAGAATGTAATTTGCTCGATAAAGTAACACTTATTCAGGGTAAAATTATCGAAATTCTCGAAAGGCTTGATCTTAAGCTTTTTTATCTCCATGAAGATAACGATATCCCCTATATAGATTTTGCTTTTGTTGATGCAAGCAAGCTGGAATACGCTGAATATTTCAATCTCATTCATCCGATGCTCAAAAAAAACGGCATGATTGTAGCTGATAATGTAGTTTCTCACGAAAGCAAGCTATGGAACTACATTGACATGATGACGGCACATGAAGATTATCAAACGGTTAAATTAGATATAGGCGCAGGCTTGCTGGTATCTTTAAAAATAAATAAATAA
- the aroH gene encoding chorismate mutase, which yields MQNILVSRAVRGATTVENNMAEEIYLATVELLKKMIENNSIDSNEIVNVIFTLTHDLDAAFPAKAARVHLGWDNVPMICTQEIPVPDSLKNCIRVLITFNTSKPKNEIRHIYLRDAQSLRPDLIK from the coding sequence ATGCAAAATATACTTGTTTCTAGAGCAGTCAGAGGCGCAACAACAGTAGAAAATAACATGGCAGAAGAAATTTATCTTGCTACAGTCGAATTGCTAAAAAAAATGATTGAAAATAACTCTATTGATTCTAACGAAATAGTAAATGTGATTTTTACTTTGACGCATGACCTTGATGCAGCGTTTCCGGCTAAGGCGGCACGTGTTCATCTTGGCTGGGATAATGTTCCTATGATTTGCACACAGGAAATCCCCGTCCCTGACAGCTTAAAAAATTGCATCAGGGTGCTTATAACTTTTAATACATCAAAACCTAAAAATGAAATCCGTCATATTTACCTGAGAGATGCCCAATCCCTCAGACCTGATCTGATAAAGTAA
- a CDS encoding sigma-70 family RNA polymerase sigma factor: MDAAKSRKNIEDLPVKMKSKSFKKQDDIFDEESEEASFEDDAEDFEIPEEEEPEVVVEKETTSSDDAVKIYLQQIGRISLLSPDQEFEVAKQIKENHCKKAKEELVNANLRLVVSIAKKYIGRGLSFLDLIQEGNMGLIKAAEKFDYTKGYKFSTYATWWIQQAITRGIADKSRTIRLPVHMIETIGKIKKATYDLTNELNRKPSKEEIAERLDIPLSKLRAVMKSAQSTISLETPLNKKEESTRIGDFLIDNSSTSPDTKVIQENLFSEIKKILDQLSPKERDVLIMRFGLNDDGNKKTLEEIGTRYGVSRERIRQIENRAISKLKRLCRNNRGVKSLKNYIGEEL; this comes from the coding sequence ATGGATGCAGCTAAAAGTAGAAAAAATATAGAGGATTTACCGGTTAAAATGAAATCTAAATCTTTTAAAAAACAGGATGATATATTCGATGAAGAATCAGAAGAGGCTTCTTTTGAAGATGATGCCGAGGATTTTGAGATACCGGAAGAAGAAGAGCCTGAAGTTGTAGTTGAAAAAGAAACAACAAGTTCTGACGATGCCGTAAAAATTTATCTTCAACAAATTGGAAGAATTTCACTTTTATCTCCTGATCAGGAATTTGAAGTCGCTAAACAAATAAAAGAAAATCACTGCAAAAAAGCTAAAGAAGAACTTGTTAACGCAAATCTGCGTTTAGTTGTCAGTATTGCAAAAAAATATATAGGCAGAGGACTTTCGTTTCTTGATTTAATTCAGGAAGGAAATATGGGATTAATCAAAGCTGCCGAAAAATTTGATTACACAAAAGGATATAAGTTTAGTACGTATGCAACCTGGTGGATACAGCAAGCTATTACTCGCGGCATAGCCGATAAATCAAGAACTATAAGACTTCCTGTCCACATGATAGAAACCATCGGAAAAATTAAAAAAGCTACATACGATCTGACAAATGAATTAAACAGAAAGCCCTCAAAAGAAGAAATAGCTGAAAGGCTCGATATTCCGTTGTCAAAATTAAGAGCGGTTATGAAATCTGCTCAATCAACAATAAGTCTTGAAACACCACTTAATAAAAAAGAAGAATCAACAAGAATTGGTGATTTTTTAATAGATAACAGCTCTACTTCTCCTGATACAAAGGTAATTCAAGAAAATTTATTTTCCGAAATCAAGAAAATCCTTGACCAGCTCAGCCCAAAAGAAAGAGATGTTTTGATAATGAGATTCGGGCTTAATGATGATGGAAACAAAAAAACTCTTGAAGAAATCGGTACAAGATACGGAGTATCAAGAGAAAGAATTCGACAGATTGAAAATAGGGCTATAAGTAAACTGAAAAGACTTTGCAGAAATAATAGAGGCGTAAAAAGCCTGAAAAATTACATTGGCGAAGAACTATAA
- the rlmB gene encoding 23S rRNA (guanosine(2251)-2'-O)-methyltransferase RlmB, with amino-acid sequence MDEKEIVYGKNPVEGLLEVNPKRINKIYLVIGVKFDSKIKNILKLARQNKINVQDVPREKMDKLADGVHQGIAASVSPVEYTELEDLLPKLKDKNDALLIILDKVEDPHNLGSIIRTAAAASVDGLIIPKRHSSQITSTVEKSSAGTVEKVPIIQVSNLNTTIETLKENNFWIIGAEGSAQTYYFNQKYDMNCALVLGGENQGISSLVTKNCDMLVKIPMSDNINSLNVANAASILIYEIVRQRILKKIN; translated from the coding sequence ATGGACGAAAAAGAAATTGTATACGGAAAAAATCCTGTAGAAGGGCTTTTGGAAGTAAATCCAAAGAGAATAAATAAAATTTATCTTGTAATAGGTGTAAAATTTGATTCAAAAATTAAAAATATTCTTAAACTTGCAAGGCAAAACAAAATAAATGTTCAGGATGTCCCCAGAGAAAAAATGGATAAGCTTGCAGACGGAGTTCATCAGGGAATAGCTGCTTCCGTTTCTCCCGTAGAATATACAGAACTAGAAGATTTGTTGCCGAAATTAAAAGATAAAAATGACGCTTTGCTAATAATTTTAGATAAAGTAGAAGATCCGCATAATTTAGGATCAATAATAAGAACAGCTGCGGCGGCAAGTGTTGACGGACTAATTATCCCAAAAAGACATTCAAGCCAAATAACATCTACAGTTGAAAAATCAAGCGCGGGTACAGTAGAAAAAGTTCCTATAATTCAAGTCAGTAACTTAAATACCACGATAGAAACCTTAAAAGAAAACAATTTCTGGATAATCGGAGCAGAAGGTTCTGCGCAGACTTATTATTTCAACCAAAAATATGACATGAACTGCGCACTTGTTCTAGGTGGTGAAAATCAGGGAATTAGTTCTTTAGTAACTAAGAACTGTGACATGCTGGTTAAAATACCGATGTCCGATAATATTAATTCTTTGAATGTAGCTAATGCTGCGAGTATATTAATTTATGAAATAGTCAGGCAGAGAATATTAAAAAAAATTAATTGA
- the nagA gene encoding N-acetylglucosamine-6-phosphate deacetylase codes for MKKLTIIKNGFIQNPDCPKIIGNIAVYKSKIIDISSSYDFEIAKDFDEVEFIDANELTITPGLVDQHIHGGYGIDFNNAKAEEILYLTKKMPEYGVTSLVATIMTDSEENIKRQIKEISAAIETQPENSAKIIGIHLEGPFLNPDFKGIHPDNYILEPNIKNFEKFENDYIKIVSFAPELDKNMEFTKYLLKKDIIPSAGHSRATHEELKTAAGIGLKQVTHLFNAMPQLHHRNPGIIGETLVNDEIYAEVIADNEHLHPIILDLILRTKPKSKIIFISDSLPLNKNAEDHIIFGGQKIYRKNEKAVNEKGTFAGSLAFLDDNFRKNQDKISFSDFLMFSSLNPANNLGLTTKGFIDKGFDADLVLWDENFQVKQTIISGNIAY; via the coding sequence ATGAAAAAATTAACAATTATAAAAAATGGTTTTATTCAAAATCCTGATTGCCCAAAAATAATTGGAAATATTGCCGTTTATAAAAGCAAAATTATTGATATTTCATCGTCTTATGACTTTGAAATTGCTAAAGATTTTGATGAAGTTGAATTTATTGACGCAAATGAATTAACTATTACCCCAGGACTTGTAGATCAGCACATTCATGGCGGTTATGGGATTGATTTTAATAATGCAAAAGCTGAAGAAATATTATATCTGACTAAAAAGATGCCTGAATATGGAGTAACTTCTCTTGTTGCAACAATAATGACCGATTCTGAGGAAAATATTAAGCGTCAAATAAAAGAAATTTCAGCAGCAATAGAAACGCAACCTGAAAATTCCGCGAAGATAATCGGGATTCATCTTGAAGGACCATTCCTTAACCCTGATTTTAAAGGGATTCACCCTGATAACTATATACTTGAGCCAAATATAAAGAACTTTGAGAAATTTGAAAACGATTATATAAAAATAGTTTCTTTTGCTCCTGAACTGGACAAAAATATGGAGTTTACAAAATATTTACTGAAAAAAGATATAATTCCTTCAGCGGGACATTCAAGAGCAACTCATGAAGAGTTAAAAACAGCGGCAGGTATTGGATTAAAGCAAGTTACGCATTTATTTAACGCAATGCCGCAGCTTCATCACAGAAATCCGGGCATTATTGGCGAAACACTGGTTAACGATGAAATTTATGCAGAAGTAATAGCTGATAATGAGCATCTTCACCCTATAATTTTAGATTTAATCCTGAGGACAAAACCAAAATCGAAAATTATTTTTATAAGCGACTCGTTGCCCTTAAATAAAAATGCGGAAGACCATATAATATTCGGCGGACAAAAAATTTATCGGAAAAATGAAAAAGCAGTTAATGAAAAAGGAACTTTCGCAGGAAGTCTGGCGTTTTTAGACGATAATTTCAGGAAAAACCAAGATAAAATAAGTTTTTCAGATTTCTTAATGTTTTCTTCTCTAAATCCTGCAAATAACTTAGGTTTGACCACTAAGGGCTTTATCGATAAGGGATTTGATGCGGATTTGGTTTTGTGGGACGAGAATTTTCAGGTTAAACAAACTATTATCAGCGGTAATATTGCATATTAA